TCCCCTTGGGAATGCGATGACAGGTGTTGCCGGACGCGAGAGATGGAGCGCGGCGACAATCTTGGCGACGGGCTCCACACACCACCGCTTGAAATGCGGCTCGGGCAGAATACCGGCCCAGCTGTCGAAAAGTTGGACGGCCTCAACACCTGCGTCAATCTGGTGCTCCAGATACTCGATCACGGCCGTCGTCAGCATGTCTATAAGCGTCTGAAACCCATCCGGATCGTTGAACGCCCAATGCTTGACCGCTGCATGGTTGGATGATGCGGAAGCCGAGCCCTCGACCATGTAGGTCGCGATCGTCCACGGCGCACCAGCATAGCCGATCAGCCCGACATCGGACGGCAAGGCCTCAGACAGCAATCGAGCGGTCTCGTATACGGGAGCGAGTTCTTCATGTAGACGCCCGAGCTCCAGGCACTGTTTGATATCGGACGTCGATCGGATCGCAGGCGACAGAGCTGGCCCCTCATCGGATCGGTATTCGAGCGTCTGCCCCAACGCTGCGGCGATCTGCGGCAGGTCAGCGAAGATGATTGCGCCGTCAAGGTGGAACCAGTGGATCGGCTGCAGGGTCACTTCAACCGCGTGATCCGGAGACGTGCACAACCCCAACATACCGCCGGCGGCCTGTCGAGTCGTATGATATTCCGGCAGATATCGTCCGGCCTGCCGCATCAACCAGATCGGCGGCCGCTCCGTTTTCTCCCCGGCTAGAGCTCGCACAATCAGTTTTCTTGGATTCGTCATCCAACACCGCAAGTTCGTTTGAAACAACCAGTCGTAACGACGGATGTAACCAGACGAACGGGGAGACCGCAACTCCCTGACAATTGGACGAAGGGTACGATCGCGACGAATATCAGTCGTTCGCGGTAGGGACGCTCAATACTGAGCGCCCCTACCGCGAACAGTGCCGAATTGCTAGGCGGCGGCGCTCGCGCGCTTTCCACTTTGGCAGGTAGGCATCAAACGTTATCAGCATTCATGTCGTTTTCTTCGCAGTGACCAACAGACGTCTACGGTCGCGCTCCGGGCGCTAATATAAACGACTACAGCGCGCCAGTTCGCGCCATTGCGATCTCAGTGGAGTGCCATTAGGTTCATGCGCTGATCGGCGAATGGATCGAGTATAATGCTGAAGATTGCAATGAAGTACTGCCGGCGGGTTCTTTTCCTCACCGTTGCCATCGTTGTCGCCATTTGGTGGATCGGCATTGACGGCTTCCTGGTAGCATCGCGCGCGGAATCCGCAGCGGGCGACCGGCCCTATTGCATTGAGACGGTAGAACCCAAAAACGCGTCATTTTATCTTCGAGTTGAGAGGATCGAAGACCTCTCCTGGCGGCATATGTTCAACAGTCGGGGCCTGACGGAAATGTCAGGCCAAATTGGCGAACATCACGCAATCATGAAACTCGTCGATTCGCCCTGGTATCTAAATTGGTCCTACCGAGCATCTGCTTTCGTCGCGGAGGTCGCGAACCGGGAATATCTTATCAACAAGCCCAATGACTACCATGCGCCACAGCTGGACTGCACGCCCGTTGCCCACTTCGTAAAGACGCTAAAATGGTATTGATGATGACGAAGACGCACGTTCGCTTTCGACCGATAGTCGACGTCACCTCCATTAAAACGGTACGAGTTAAGACGCGTTCCGTATCGGAAAATCATCTATCAAAAATTCGCAAACGCGGACTTTACGGTACAGCAATTTCTAGGTTCTACTTAAAAACCCAAAGGAGGTTAATCAGGAAATTGAAAATAAAGGCGGTGCCTATGCCTAAGAATTTTGCCCAAAAGGGTGCGATCTCGAAGTTTCCCACAAGCAACAGCGTCATACAGACATTGATCGACAGACCCAACAGCGCACCCACCAAAAACAATGATGCGCGCTTGCGGCTGACAGCCTGCTTGAAGACATACCGGCTGGTGAGGCCGTAATTGACGGTGGCGGCGATCAACCAGCTCGAGGTCGCTGAAAAGCCCAGCGGTACGCTTATAGACAAGAGACCGCGAAACACCCCGAGATCGACAACGGAAGCCAAGCCTCCCGTAAACACATAGCGGATCGCCTTCGACAATATCATTCGAACACTTTCTCCCTCAGCAATGGTGCAAACAGCCGATCAGAGTAGTTCGAAAAAGTGCGCCAACCGTCGCGCGGCTTTTTGGAGCGAATGAACGGAAGGACGCCAGCGCGGCGGGCGGCGAGACCGTCCCGATCGGGCCTGTCGCCGATCAGAACCGTTTGTTCTGGACTTACGCCGGCGCGCTGCATCAGGACCCGCAGGCCACGCGGGTTCGGCTTCAAGACACCAACACCGACGTCGTCTGCGGATAATATATAATCGGCGGACAATTTCATTCTTTGCAGTTTCTCTTCGGCAGGGTAGTCGGAATAGATTCCGATTGCCTTGTTTCTTCTCCGCAGTCCCGCAAACAATTCGACCAGTCCGTTGTACCGACAAGACTCGATATAGGCGAGTGGACGACGTTGGATCCATTCAGCAACGATTGCCTCTATTTGTTCTGCTGAAACACCGGTTCGCGCGACGGTTTGCACCATTAAACCCTCCTGAAAACCGTCAATCTCCTGCTCTCCGATTAATTCACGTACCGATCGGTACTCCCGCAGCACCCGCAGATTGGTCAACTCGCGCGTCGCTAATGCATCGGCAATCATCTCGCCTGCCATGCGAAGACGCAGCTCGCGTTGATTGTAGAGCGTCCCGTCAACATCGAAGACGACGAAGTGGATCCTGTCCCAGTCAAAATGCTCCGCGATCATCGGATGGTAATGTAGTGCTGCTCGGTCAGGGTCACCAGCAACGGGATATCCACACACGTCGTGAAGATGAATGTTGCCACCAATGCCATGACGATGGCGAGGAGAGCTGGTTCGCGGAACAGTTTTTCCGGCTTCTGCGCCGTAGACCCCGGCTTCGTCGCCATCACGAAATAAGTCGTGAACATCGCAACAACAAAGGGCAGCACGAGAATGTACTCGATCCGATATTTGACCAGAAATACCGACAGGAAGGCAATGGAGAACAGGGAATAGGCGATGCAGGACGCAGTCAACGATACCTGCGTATATTGGGCGAAACTCATGCGGTATCGCGACAGTAACTCCTTGCCGTGCGACACGACGATTTCATCATATTCCGAAAGACGTTTTGCTGCCATCAGGAAGGCGCCGCCGAACCAGTAGGCCAGAATAATAGATCCCGGCGGTAAGGTGGTGGGGTCGATCATCGACCAGCCGATCATCAAGCGAATCGGATTGTTGATCGATTCCGAGATAACGTCGAGATAAGCCTTATCCTTGCTCCTGATCGGGTCGAGATTATAGATGATGCCCTGCATCGCAAACAGACAGGCGACGAAGAACAGAAGCTTGCTCGACAGGATCGCGCAGCCGAGTCCGACAAAGAGCAGTACGGCCCATTCGAGCTGAACCAGCCTGCCGTTCATGGCGCTTTGTACAGCAGAGCGTTTCGATTTCGTTGGATGATGCCGGTCGAACTCACGGTCGAACCACTCGTTAATGCAATAGTTCGCCGATGCGATACAAATGGCGGTCAAGAACCCGAGTAAGATGGATGAAGGCAGATCGTCGTTTCTGACTCCGCGGAGAAGAAACGCGAGGATAATGCCAGGAACGATGAAGATGTGCTTCGTACTATGGTCGAGCCGGGCGATGGCGATATAGTCGCGAAAGCCTGCCCGCCCCGACGCAGGCAACATGCTTTTACCCAAGCTCGTGTTCACGCCGAATGCCTCCCTTGTCTTCGGACAATCTATTTCCGATCATCGCCCAACAGATACACATCATAGGTTTCAAAATAATTTGCAGGTCCGAATTCCGCGAGTAGCGTGGTCTTGGACAGAAAGTCATTGATCTGCTGTTGCGAGGCATGAAAGGTCCAGTTGTAACCCTCGCCGTAGATCTGACCGGGGATCATGTTCTTCAATTTGTGCTGCATTAAAATCACCACCGGAGATCCGGTTCTGTCTTGCAGATCCTCGCTGACGTTCAAGGTTTCTCCGAGATCCGTGTCGAGCTGACCCTGTTTCGTAAAGTGGACATAGTTCCCGAATTTGTGTTCCCGGATCAGGTAGATCGGATTGGAGAGGTAGAATGGCAGCGCCTCAGCCAAATATTCCGGTTCAGCAACAATGATTGCCTTCGCCAGCTCCGGCCGAGATCGAATCAAACGACTAAGATCGGCACTCCGGCTCTCGACTCGGCCCTCAATAATCGCCAATCCTGCCGTCTTGAGGCCGAGGACTAGCAGCAGGCACGCCATAATCATGAACATTCCACAGCCGAACCGGAAAACAGCGTTCCAACGCAGCTTTCGTCTGCCTGAAAAACAGTCCGTTATTCGATCCCAGCTTATCCAGTAGAGGGCAAGGCAGAAGCAAAACCAAACCAGAGCATGCCGTTCGCTACCCGCTGATGCCAGACTGGAAAAAAGCGAGAAAACGAGAAGCGAGACAAGGGCCGCAACGAAGGCCGCCGGTCTGGCCAAAAGGCCAAGGGTTGCGCCAAATAGCACGAATGATCCGAGCAGGCTCGGGACCGTTGGGAGCAAGGTGCCTGGCGTCGTGCTTGCTGGATTAAACATCGCGCTCAAAGCAAGCATTGCCGGCGATTGCATGGAGAGGTCGATGACTGCGGCATCGTTGAAAGTTGGAAGAATCGTGACGCCGCAGGCGGCCAATCCTGCCGCCGCAATGAGCGCGTTGACAAAGAAGTTCGTGAGTGCCGGGGTCCAGCGCATTCCGCCTTCCTCAAGCAGATCGAGGAACCAGAAAAGCAGGAATCCCCCCGTCATGATCGCCGCGATGACGTTGGTGTTGGCGAGAAGGAAGAGGAGACAACCTATCAGATACCCGCGCTGCCGCCAGGCCGGATAGCTTGCGGCGACAATGAACATCACGAGCGCCGATATGCCGTAATTCCTGGCCATGACTGAATATTCATAAAGGAAGCCGTTGCTTCCCATGAACAGGACGACCAGGGTAAGGGGAAACGGCGAGCGGAAGAGGAGTAGGCCCACCGCAGCGGTCGCGATTAGGAAAGCAAGACCGGGCAACACCTGCACGCTTCCGAACACCGCATAAGCTAGACGTAGCAGCAGATACCAGATCGCCGGATGGCCTTCGCCATGGATCGTCACCAGCATCGCCCATACGTTCTCGCCGGAAAGAGCCAGTGACAGAGCTCGGACTTCATCCCGAAACATCACGTGCTGGTTAACCTGGATGCTGATCGCAACAAGCCAGATCGCGAGAACGACAAATTCGACAGGCCGGCGAGACTCCGTTCTCGACCGAGAGAAAAGCTTGAGCGGATCAGCCGATCTGGGTGCGGTTAGAGTATGCATCATTCTCGAGCTGCCACATAAGCGAGCGAATGCCCTGTATAAAATATCCCACCGCCAGCCAATTTGCCGCGACGTTGTTCTTCAGGACATCCTCACGAGAATTCCCAAGCCACACTCATGTTCTTAGCAACAGAGAAACTAAGATAAGCTTTAGACAACCACTCTAAATGTTGTGAGAATGCCATCGACTCTAAGTGGTATAACTGTTCGCCAACGTGATGCACTCTTTGAGCAGGCGGCTGTTCGTTTGTGCCGAGATTTTACCAACTTTTGCATTTCATCGCAGCCCTGCCTGGATGTCGGTATCGCAAGTTTGTCAAAGGGTTCTCATCCGCTGGATGGATCAGCCTCAAATGCAAATCTGGGTCAAAGCGTTGCGAAACTTAACACTCTTTGATGTTCAACCCCCCGGGTAGATGCGAGGTAAGTAAATGGGAGGGTTGCTCCGTCAGCGCGCCGTCCACGTGAAACAGCCCAAGGTGCCAGAGCCCCAAGTCGGAGAAGTCGCAGGCGCGCCGCTTGTGCTCGTCTGCGAGAGGCGGTTTCCATTTGCATCATAGCTGTAGGCGACACAGACGTTGCCGTTGTATAACGCAGTGGTCAGACGCCCCAACTGGTCATAGGTGTAAGAGGTCACCGCGGCAAAAGTGCTATCCGGGATTGCCAGCAGTCCAATCACCAGAATTTTGATCCACGATTGCGCAGGCTTGATCTGATTGATCATCTCTGTCCATCCGAATTGGGGTTTTACATCGTCGCGGCCTGCGACGCATAGCAGCGATTAAAGCCCATCATCGCAGTCGCCGGCCGGTTCACCGTGTATCCGCGAATACGGGGCGGATGGCGCAATACAGAACGAAACCGTGATTTGAAATGGACTTACGCCTCGTCCCAATTCAATTTCACGGAATCACTCGATTGGATGCAGGATCGTCATCAATATCCCAATAGGTTACAAGACCTCCTAAGGTAGAACCTGGGCGCCATAAGCTCGTCGAAGATATTCCTGTTATTCCACCAATGCCCACATAGGATAAGTTTCCATTCAGAAATGTCGTCTTTGCTTCTGACCAGAAAATGAGCCAGTTTTGACCATCCCACGAGGTTGAGAAAATTATATTTGTTCCATCGAACTGGATTCGAAACCAATTGGGTGCGTCGCTGATACCTTGGACATATGGATTTGTGTTCAGACTAATATTGGAATCGCACCGTTTGACGACGAGCGAGGCGCTGCTACTTCTTGATTCCATAACGGCACCAAGCATCTTGCCGGCGCTGTCTTTTATCCATACTCCGAATTCGGGAAAGCTGCCCATCAGCGTGGGGTATTTTGCGCGGAGCGTTAGCGTCCAAGTAGCGCTAGTCGGAACTATCCGATAGGCGCCTGGAAATGCAGTAGTATTGCTGGTTATGGGGACAGAATATACCAGCCCTACGTTCGCCACGTTGGTAACGGTTGGCACGATTGAAGCTGGACTGTCAATCATTGTAAATGTTGCTGCATTGGGTGGGGCAAACGGCCCAAACTCGCGTTGAAAGCTACTGCCACCGCCTGAACTGATGGTCACATTGCCAGGACTGTTTACGATGCTAATTCCAGTGCCAGCGGTAAGGGTCGATGCCTGGGGTGCCCCGCTTGAGTTGCCGATGATTAGTTGCCCATCCGACAAAGGGCCAATGCCGTTAAGGCCGCCGTTTCCATCGTTGAGCTGAACCGAATTATTGGCACCGCCCGGAGTCGGGATGCAATTTCGCAAAGATTCAAAGTTCGCCATCAGCTGGGTGGCGTCAGCCATTTGACCGTTGGTGAGTTGGTTGGGAATGTCACATTGAGCAAAAGTGGCGCTCGTAAACAGTAAGGCGCCGAAGAACGATATGATGCTGAAGCTGCGACGCATGGTTTGGTCCCTTTGTATCAAAGGCTCACGACATTCCATGACAGCACCTGAAACGACGCCGCCCATGTTTGTCTGATGTTGGGGGGGAATATGACCGCTGGACCGATTGTGCTTAAATTGCCGAGGACCGCTGTCGCGGAAACCGAATAGGCTGGAATGAAGAACTCGCCGTCTCGGGAAAATGACCAGATAAGATTGGTACCATCGTAGGTCAAACGCTGCCAGATAGGTTGAGCCGGCTGCGGAAATCCGACATCCTGGCTCATGATGTCGTTGACGCGGCTGTTCAAGCCGACGCCCCCCGATGTGATGTAATAATCGAAACGATAGTCCGTGGTGCTATATGCTGTGACGCCGAATTCGACAGCTTTATTGTTGACGGCATCGCGTACGGCAATGGACGGCATGGAGTAATCGGAAAGGCCGCCGGTGTAGACCCCCAGCATCGTGGCTTGCCAATGGCCGGACGGTGCGTTCATCTCCGCCATCATGGCCGCGCCGTTTACAGCGGCTGATGTGGACAGAACCATGCCACGGCTGGTGCCGGCAATCGCTGCGCTCGTCGGCGGAGTGGTTGACGTCTGCAGAGTGAAGTTTGCGGCGACCGGTTTGACCACGGCTGTGCCGTTCAGCCAGTCAGCACCACCGCCACCGAGGACGCCAGTCGTCGCAATCGAAATGCCACCTGGGGAGTTTGTAATGGCAATGCCCGTCCCGGACGACAAAGTCGCTGCGCTCGGAGGCGAGCCTGTGGCCCCGATCAGCAGTTGGCCATCGGTCAACGGCCCAACGGCGGCGAATCCGCCACTACCATTGTCGAGCTGGACACTGTTTTGTGCGCCTGCCGGAACTGTGCTGCCTAGACAGGTTGCGACAGCGTTGAAATCACCCATGACTGGGGCGTTGTCCACCACGCCACCATTGACGATCTGATTAGGAACAGTGCACGCGGCTTGTGCTGCGCCAGCATGCAGCGCAAGCAGAAAACCAACTGAGATCAAATATTGGCTTTTAGGCATGGCGGGCTCCGAAGATCGCGACAACTAGTTTGAAACGAGATTCCAGGAAAGTACGTGATATCCCGCATTCCAGGTCGAGTGAGAGGGTTGATAGAACATTACAGCAGGGCCGATGGTGCTCAGATTGGTCAGATAATCCGTCGCGGAGACTGTATAGACGGGCGTAAAGCTCTCGCCATCGCGCGAAAAGGACCAGATCAGATTGGTGCCATCATAAGTCAGGCGCCCCCAAGCTGGTTCGCTCGGCGCCGAGAAGCCGATATCCTGGATCGGGACGTCGCTGTTATAGGTATCCAGTCCGATCCCGCCGGACGACCTGTCATAGTCGAAGCGCTTCCCACCGCCATTGCCGCCAACCCCAAAGAGGATGGCCCGTTTGTTGGCGGCGTCTCGCACCGCGAGCGAAGGCAAGACATAGGAGGATATCGGTCCCGTGTAGACCGCAAGCATCGTTGCTTGCCAGTGCCCGGAGGGCAGGGAAACTTCCGCCATCATGGCGCGAGCGTCTGCAGTGGAATTCGCAGACAATAGCATACCCCGCGTCGTCGCGGTCAGCGTTGCGCCGGACGGGGGTGTCGTGCTCGTCTGCAGGGTGAATGATGTAGCGGTTGGCTTAACCACCGCCGGCTTGTTGAGCCAGTCGACGGCCGCCCCTGTGCCGCTACCGGTCGCTGAAACCGTGACAGATGCAGGGGCGCCGGCAATTGCGATGCCGGAGCCAGCCGAGAGCGTTCCAGGTTGCGGCGGATTGCCGGTGGATCCAATAAGAAGTTGACCATCGGTCAGCGGCGTTGTGCCCGCGAGCGACCCGCCTCCGGCATTATAGATCACCGAATTCGCGCCGGCACTCGGCACTTGGGCATCCGCGCAATTCGCAAGGGCGGTGAAGTTGGCACCTACTTTCGTCGCGTCGGCCAAATCCCCGCTTTGAAGCTGGTTCGGCAGCGCGCATTGTGCAAAGGCGGTGCCGGCACCGGTCGTCAAGAAGGCTGTGGCAAGGATCGGCGCGAGAAGCGAGACTCTGGGCATGAGAAACCTCAATGCTGGAGGGGCACAGTGTCACATGCTGGCAAGGCGCCAGGAGAGAACGTGATAGGCAGATGGCCAGCTTGCATGTGTGGGCTGCTGGAACAGCGCAACGGGCCCCACCCGGTCCACATTGGACAGATTGTCGACCGCAAGGACTGTAAATACAGTAGAGAAGACCTCACCGTCGCGAGAAAAGGCCCATGACAAATTGGTGCCATCATAGGTCACGCGCGACCAGATGGGCTGAGATGGGGGAGGCAGGCCGGCGTCGGCCGCCGTTGTCTGACCGAGTACGGTGTCAAGACCGAGCCCTCCGACTGTCCTGGTGTAGGCAGCTTGATACGAGGTCGTTCCGGACCCTCCGATACCGAACTCGACGGCGCGATGGCTGATCGAGTCACGTACGGCGATGGCCGGAAAGCTGGCATTGGCAAGCGGTCCGGAATAGACCGCCAACATCGTTGCCTGCCAATGGCCTGACGGTGTCGCGGTTTCGGCCATGATGCTGGTGCCGTCGGCGACGGCTGTGGTTGTCAACGCCATGCCACGGACCGTCGGCACCAGCGAAGCGCCGGCGGGCGCAGTCGTCGATGTCACGATGGAAAAGTTGCTCGACAAGGGCCTGATGACTGCGGCTTCGTTCAACCAGTCGACCGCATTGGCCGAGCCGCTGCTCGTTGCCGAGATGGTGATGCCGCCGGGAGCGTTCATGATGGCAATGCCGGGACCGGCGGTCAGCGCTTTTGCCTGCGGAGCGCCTCCGGTCGTTCCAATGACCACTTGGCCGTCGGGCAGAGCAACGCCACCCAACTTGCCGCTCGATGTTTCGAATTGAATCGTGTTCTGACCACCGGACGGTGTGGTCGCATCGGCGCAGCCCGCTACGGCCGCAAAATTCTGCATGACCTGCGTCGCATCCGCTGTTTGACCGTTGGACAAGACGTTCGGCACTGTGCACGCGGCCATCGCCGGCGACGCCGTCGTCGCGAGAAGTGCACAAATGAGAAAATTCAGTGCAAGGTTGCTTTCCGATCGCATCGGGCGTCCTCTTGGAAACTGATGAAAGCAATGCGCAAGCAAATTGAGACGCGCCTTAATTGCACAAATAAAGCAATTCCGTCAATTGAGAAAATATAGAACAGATTAAATTGATAATAGTAAAATATATTACCTCATGAACATGATGGTATTCTTCCGAAAAGCGCTCACTTTTCAGATTGAAATTGAAGACTATGCTTCGATTCCCGGTTTTTACGGGATTGTAATTCTGATTATTGTATGAGAATTCTATTTCTAACGCTGGGGGCTTCGCTGAATGCCATCGCAGGCGGCTTGAGATGAGTCCGAAGAGCGCTGCAATTCATGCGAAAGTTACCAATCAAAAAATAATCTCACAAGATGCAGATCGTGCGACAGTAAACAAATTTCTCACAGGGATAGAGCGATGATTTCAAGGCTCGGCTTCCAGATAATTGTTTCGACTGTGCTTTTGGCGAGCGCCGTTCCCGTGTTCGCGGATACGAAATCGAGTGATTTTGGCTACGACGCGAACGGGCGCCTGACGACGGGGTTTTATGACAACTCGAAATGCATCGTTTACGGCTACGACCCAAACGGCAATCGCACATCGCAGCAGACCGCGACCAAGGATGCTTCACCACCCATCTGGGGCCAGGTCAATTGGGGCGCTGTCAACTGGACGAATGGCGTCGCTGATGCGATCTGGGGCTCCGGGTCGTGGGGCTGCATCCTTTGGACCCAGCCGTGAGCAGGATTGACTGACGACCTTCCACGCCTTTCCAAAAAATTTGACGAGAGACCTCAACGATGTCTGCATTCAAATCAGGAACAGCAGCAGTATTCCTTCTCGCATTGATGTCCACTGGAACGGTGATGGCCGCGCCCCCGACGGTGGCGGCATTTACTGCTTCGGGCGCAACTGGTTTTGCCGAGCCTTTGGTGAAGACAAAGGCCACCATCGCAAGCGAAGACGAAGATCTTTCGACTGCCGTCAATGCGTTTCAGCATCGACAGGATTCCTCCGACCTATCGAGTTTGACGACATTTTTGCAGGTGCATCCCCACAGCGGCTGGTCGACCGCGCTCTGGACCAATATTGGGCTTTCCTATCTGCATGACGGCTATTTCTCGCGCGCCATCGATGCTTGGCAAAACGCTTGGATCGAAGGGAAAGATGCGTCTGCTCCGGAGGCGCAGGCACTGACCGATCGCGCTGTCGGCGAGCTTGCCAGCCTGAACGCCAGCATGGGACGGAGCGACGATCTGGCGCTCCTGTTTGACCAACTCGGCGCGCGAAAGGTCTCCGGGCCGGCAACGGAAACCATCCAATCGGCTCGCGAGATGTTGACGCTGGTCAAGACCGATCCGCGCCATTTGTTCAACTGCGGCCCGCTTGCCTTGCGGGCTCTCTTGCTGACCCAGGGTGTCGGCGCAGACAAACTCAATTTTCTGCAGTTTTACAATGCTGGACCAAACGGTACGACGCTTGCCGAGCTCGGTGGATTGGCCAGCCAGGCAAAGCTCGACTATCGCCTGATTCACCGGTCGGTGGACGAAGCTGTTCCTGTCCCATCCGTTGTCCATTGGAAGGTGGGGCATTTCGCGGCAATCGTCGGCAAGGCGAATGGTCGTTATCACGTCCAAGACGCGGTGTTTCCCAATGCCGATATCTGGGTCACGCCCGATGCGTTGAATGCCGAGGCCAGCGGATATTTCCTTGTGCCATCGAGTGAAGTTGCCGATGCGGGCTGGCAGCCGCTCTCCTCGAGCGAAGCCGCCATCATTCGTGGCAAGGGACCGACCAACAACACACGTCAGGGCGATGCAGGCGACAAAAATGCGAACGGCCAAGGGAACGACGGCGGTGGAAATCAAAACCAGGGACAGGGCGGCAATGGGAACCAGTCGTTGTGGCCGCAGAACCCAAACAACAACCAAAATAATAATGATAAGACCCAGTGCCGCGCGCCTCTTTGTGTGGTCAACATCAAGGAATCCAGCGTCAGCGTAACGCTTTCGGATGTGCCCGTCGGCTATGTCCCGCCGGTCGGCCCGTCGATGAAGATCGGCATCAGCTATAACCAGCGTGAAGACAGCCAACCTGCGAATTTCGACTACTTCAATATCGGCCAGAAATGGTCGTTAAGTTGGTCAAGCTATCTTATCGACGATCCCACGAACCCCGGTGCAAATGTCTCGCGCATCATGGGTGAGGGCGGTGCCTTCTACTATATTGGCTATGATGCCATCCGCAAAACCTTTGCGGCGCAGGACACCGACGGTTCAATCCTGTCGCTCGTCTCGCAATCGCCGGTCAGCTATCGTCGCCAGCTGCGCGATGGCGGCATGGAGATTTACGAACAGTCCGACGGAAGCGCTGCCTATCCGCGCAAAATCTTCCTGACTAAAGTCATCGATCCTCAAGGCAATGCCGCAACGCTGCATTACGACAGCCAGAAAAGGCTAACGTCGATTACAGATGCCGTTGGGCGCGATACCATGTTCATTTACAACGTTCCTGGTCG
This sequence is a window from Rhizobium sp. ZPR4. Protein-coding genes within it:
- a CDS encoding GtrA family protein, whose translation is MILSKAIRYVFTGGLASVVDLGVFRGLLSISVPLGFSATSSWLIAATVNYGLTSRYVFKQAVSRKRASLFLVGALLGLSINVCMTLLLVGNFEIAPFWAKFLGIGTAFIFNFLINLLWVFK
- a CDS encoding HAD family hydrolase, with translation MIAEHFDWDRIHFVVFDVDGTLYNQRELRLRMAGEMIADALATRELTNLRVLREYRSVRELIGEQEIDGFQEGLMVQTVARTGVSAEQIEAIVAEWIQRRPLAYIESCRYNGLVELFAGLRRRNKAIGIYSDYPAEEKLQRMKLSADYILSADDVGVGVLKPNPRGLRVLMQRAGVSPEQTVLIGDRPDRDGLAARRAGVLPFIRSKKPRDGWRTFSNYSDRLFAPLLREKVFE
- the hemE gene encoding uroporphyrinogen decarboxylase; its protein translation is MTNPRKLIVRALAGEKTERPPIWLMRQAGRYLPEYHTTRQAAGGMLGLCTSPDHAVEVTLQPIHWFHLDGAIIFADLPQIAAALGQTLEYRSDEGPALSPAIRSTSDIKQCLELGRLHEELAPVYETARLLSEALPSDVGLIGYAGAPWTIATYMVEGSASASSNHAAVKHWAFNDPDGFQTLIDMLTTAVIEYLEHQIDAGVEAVQLFDSWAGILPEPHFKRWCVEPVAKIVAALHLSRPATPVIAFPRGAGLLYDGYAEATRADCIGLDTTVPLSWAAEKLQRGLGRCIQGNLDPQMLLIGGRPMEIEVDRILSATSKGPFVFNLGHGIMKTTPPAHVGDLVRQVREWRP
- a CDS encoding RHS repeat domain-containing protein, with amino-acid sequence MISRLGFQIIVSTVLLASAVPVFADTKSSDFGYDANGRLTTGFYDNSKCIVYGYDPNGNRTSQQTATKDASPPIWGQVNWGAVNWTNGVADAIWGSGSWGCILWTQP
- a CDS encoding UbiA prenyltransferase family protein, producing the protein MNTSLGKSMLPASGRAGFRDYIAIARLDHSTKHIFIVPGIILAFLLRGVRNDDLPSSILLGFLTAICIASANYCINEWFDREFDRHHPTKSKRSAVQSAMNGRLVQLEWAVLLFVGLGCAILSSKLLFFVACLFAMQGIIYNLDPIRSKDKAYLDVISESINNPIRLMIGWSMIDPTTLPPGSIILAYWFGGAFLMAAKRLSEYDEIVVSHGKELLSRYRMSFAQYTQVSLTASCIAYSLFSIAFLSVFLVKYRIEYILVLPFVVAMFTTYFVMATKPGSTAQKPEKLFREPALLAIVMALVATFIFTTCVDIPLLVTLTEQHYITIR
- a CDS encoding RHS repeat domain-containing protein — protein: MINQIKPAQSWIKILVIGLLAIPDSTFAAVTSYTYDQLGRLTTALYNGNVCVAYSYDANGNRLSQTSTSGAPATSPTWGSGTLGCFTWTAR